A single window of Oerskovia paurometabola DNA harbors:
- a CDS encoding GNAT family N-acetyltransferase — translation MTTFAGAPGRARAAGADVASRIVRVADLGADDLAAWQRLADSSLEPNPYFEPAVLGAAARGLGGGRAVTALVVADGSGWLAFLPFETVGRNRLWPARHASLDGPFVERFAALRAPLVDAARPRLAVEALVEALHARRRALGQAVDLPLLRASGETTTLLLDAFARAGMPVREWDRISRGALVPGQGPGSGAGQEAGDVLGPHLSASRRKNLRRGRRHLVEELGQELRIVDATDEPDVVEHFLDLEAAGWKGDRAKGGEARRVVPGAAAWFTGLVEAYRERGEAHVLRVGPAGAPVYLAVRVRRDGVVFSISDAYDPAWSAHSPGAWGRLLGMRLLAGMPGTVLVDSCIDPRRYPDETLLYPERVDLVSVTCAVGSWPSRVLLSAIVAAGRVRRWVRERRR, via the coding sequence GTGACGACCTTTGCGGGTGCCCCGGGCCGGGCCAGGGCGGCGGGGGCCGACGTCGCGAGCCGGATCGTGCGCGTGGCTGACCTGGGCGCCGACGACCTCGCGGCCTGGCAGCGCCTCGCGGACTCCTCGCTCGAGCCCAACCCGTACTTCGAGCCCGCCGTCCTGGGTGCGGCCGCGCGCGGGCTGGGGGGCGGGCGTGCGGTCACGGCGCTCGTCGTGGCCGACGGGTCGGGCTGGCTCGCGTTCCTCCCGTTCGAGACGGTGGGCCGGAACCGGTTGTGGCCCGCGCGGCACGCGAGCCTCGACGGGCCGTTCGTCGAGCGGTTCGCGGCGCTGCGCGCGCCCCTCGTGGACGCGGCCCGCCCGCGGCTCGCGGTCGAGGCGCTGGTCGAGGCCCTCCATGCCCGACGGCGAGCGCTCGGCCAGGCGGTCGACCTGCCGTTGCTGAGGGCGTCCGGGGAGACGACGACGCTGCTGCTGGACGCCTTCGCCCGTGCCGGGATGCCGGTGCGCGAGTGGGACCGGATCTCGCGCGGGGCGCTCGTGCCGGGGCAGGGGCCGGGCTCAGGGGCAGGCCAGGAGGCGGGCGACGTGCTCGGTCCGCACCTGTCGGCCTCGCGGCGCAAGAACCTCCGGCGCGGGCGGCGACACCTCGTCGAGGAGCTCGGGCAGGAGCTGCGGATCGTCGACGCGACGGACGAGCCGGACGTCGTCGAACACTTCCTCGACCTGGAGGCCGCAGGCTGGAAGGGCGACCGGGCCAAGGGAGGGGAGGCCCGGCGCGTGGTGCCAGGCGCCGCGGCGTGGTTCACGGGCCTGGTCGAGGCGTACCGCGAGCGCGGTGAGGCGCACGTGCTGCGGGTCGGCCCGGCCGGGGCGCCCGTGTACCTCGCGGTGCGCGTCCGGCGCGACGGTGTGGTCTTCTCGATCTCCGACGCCTACGACCCGGCCTGGTCGGCGCACTCACCCGGGGCGTGGGGGCGGCTGCTCGGCATGCGCCTGCTGGCCGGGATGCCGGGGACGGTTCTGGTCGACAGCTGCATCGACCCGCGCCGGTACCCCGACGAGACGCTGCTCTACCCCGAGCGCGTGGACCTGGTCTCGGTCACGTGCGCCGTGGGGAGCTGGCCGTCGCGGGTGCTGCTGTCGGCGATCGTGGCGGCGGGGCGGGTGCGCAGGTGGGTGCGGGAGCGGCGGCGCTGA
- a CDS encoding GNAT family N-acetyltransferase: MARSRVLSIIDLTDQEIEAWRALAARAAEPNPYFEPEMLVPAVRELSGGSGLRLLVVDEVPGGAAGPGVGDLSGAQPGGWWAALPFEMVPGDKHWPWRHASTGSDFLALYCPLGTPLVDGARVDEAVEALVDAFHERRRELGQAIDLHLLVQDGRVGRRLEEVCRERGVPVHTWGGDPRGAVRFDEGESGSWAERMPRGKSLARGRRRLERAVGETLVLEDRGDDPEIAKAFLDFEQQGWKGDASRGGMGFRSRRGGQEWFTQMLAGFAETGRAHVFALVAGGVLLHMAVIVCTGSTAFGYFDVYSEEWARYGPGAIGRMMALSWLDENSDVEVFDSSMNPSLYKDATDLFPDRLTMVSSTVVTGGVVARLTMRVMRAAARVVRRFR; the protein is encoded by the coding sequence ATGGCACGTAGTCGTGTGCTGAGCATCATCGACCTGACGGATCAGGAGATCGAGGCGTGGCGGGCGCTCGCAGCCCGCGCCGCCGAGCCCAACCCGTACTTCGAGCCCGAGATGCTGGTGCCCGCGGTGCGCGAGCTCAGCGGTGGGTCCGGGCTGCGGCTCCTGGTCGTCGACGAGGTCCCGGGCGGGGCCGCGGGCCCGGGTGTCGGGGACCTCAGTGGGGCCCAGCCAGGCGGCTGGTGGGCCGCGCTCCCGTTCGAGATGGTCCCGGGCGACAAGCACTGGCCGTGGCGGCACGCCTCGACCGGGTCGGACTTCCTGGCGCTGTACTGCCCGCTGGGCACGCCGCTGGTCGACGGAGCGCGCGTCGACGAGGCCGTCGAGGCGCTGGTGGACGCGTTCCACGAGCGACGCCGCGAGCTCGGGCAGGCGATCGACCTGCACCTGCTGGTGCAGGACGGGCGGGTCGGCCGGCGGCTCGAAGAGGTGTGCCGGGAGCGAGGCGTCCCCGTGCACACGTGGGGTGGCGACCCCCGCGGAGCGGTCCGGTTCGACGAGGGGGAGTCCGGGAGCTGGGCCGAGCGTATGCCTCGCGGCAAGTCGCTCGCGCGCGGCCGCCGGCGCCTCGAGCGCGCGGTGGGCGAGACGCTGGTCCTGGAGGACCGGGGGGACGACCCCGAGATCGCGAAGGCGTTCCTCGACTTCGAGCAGCAGGGGTGGAAGGGCGACGCGTCGCGCGGCGGCATGGGGTTCCGGAGCCGCCGGGGTGGGCAGGAGTGGTTCACGCAGATGCTCGCGGGCTTCGCCGAGACCGGGCGGGCGCACGTGTTCGCTCTCGTCGCCGGAGGGGTCCTGCTGCACATGGCGGTGATCGTGTGCACGGGGTCCACGGCGTTCGGCTACTTCGACGTGTACAGCGAGGAGTGGGCCCGGTACGGACCGGGCGCGATCGGGCGCATGATGGCGTTGTCGTGGCTCGACGAGAACTCGGACGTCGAGGTGTTCGACAGCTCGATGAACCCCTCGCTGTACAAGGACGCGACGGACCTGTTCCCCGACCGGCTCACGATGGTCTCGTCGACCGTCGTCACGGGGGGCGTCGTCGCGCGCCTGACCATGCGGGTCATGCGCGCCGCGGCGCGCGTGGTGCGGCGCTTCCGGTGA
- a CDS encoding phosphatase PAP2 family protein yields MTTDELHDVGTRRGRSARVPLLLAGAILLGAVFAATYVVTVRTLTGQQLDNGAFVSWQQLNPFLGSFAQVLRPALPVALGVVCAVLGVLALRARRWRAVARAVAVVVVTVPLARWLRDGALDRPDLADLAYPQNTLPSGHVAVTAALCVAVLFLWPRRSGALVAWAVVVSLVACVASLLEHAHRPSDVVASLALVGALTCLVLALTQRRTLPVASSG; encoded by the coding sequence GTGACCACGGACGAGCTGCACGACGTCGGCACCCGCCGCGGGCGGTCGGCACGCGTCCCGCTCCTGCTCGCCGGAGCGATCCTGCTGGGCGCGGTGTTCGCCGCGACGTACGTCGTGACCGTCCGCACGCTCACGGGGCAGCAGCTCGACAACGGCGCGTTCGTCTCGTGGCAGCAGCTCAACCCGTTCCTCGGGTCGTTCGCGCAGGTCCTGCGACCGGCCCTGCCCGTGGCGCTCGGGGTCGTGTGCGCGGTCCTCGGGGTGCTCGCGCTGCGGGCCCGCCGGTGGCGGGCCGTCGCGCGCGCCGTGGCCGTCGTGGTCGTCACGGTCCCGCTCGCCCGCTGGCTCCGCGACGGGGCGCTCGACCGGCCGGACCTCGCCGACCTCGCCTACCCCCAGAACACCCTGCCCTCGGGGCACGTCGCGGTGACGGCCGCGCTGTGCGTCGCGGTCCTGTTCCTGTGGCCGCGCCGCTCGGGAGCGCTCGTGGCGTGGGCCGTGGTCGTGAGCCTCGTGGCGTGCGTCGCGTCGCTGCTCGAGCACGCGCACCGCCCGAGCGACGTCGTCGCCTCCCTCGCGCTCGTGGGGGCGCTCACGTGCCTGGTGCTCGCGCTCACGCAGCGCCGGACGCTGCCGGTGGCCTCGTCGGGCTGA
- a CDS encoding CPBP family intramembrane glutamic endopeptidase yields the protein MTDARIARQFMALTFLIAYGLSGGLIVAARFGYEVNNVVTTVPELLANVPFAIYILSPAIASYVVLRANRKVSGLWEWLRVVFAARGRPAGYLFAFFALAVYFSLHLLVSGPSAHAVPWFMFFLSLPGNLVIGGMEEAGWMTALQPGLDRRWGFVTSSLVVGVVWLLWHVPLFFIPGTNHESGLIDFWMFAVQIMAFRFLYGAVFRVSGTNGVFLCILSHTVFNAASFTLGIPPTTWTGTLTANAAVVILALASVTLSHRSRASRRWRVAH from the coding sequence GTGACGGACGCACGGATCGCTCGGCAGTTCATGGCGCTCACTTTTCTGATCGCCTATGGGCTCTCCGGTGGGCTGATCGTGGCGGCCCGCTTCGGCTACGAGGTGAACAACGTTGTCACCACGGTTCCCGAGCTCCTGGCGAACGTGCCGTTCGCGATCTACATCCTCTCGCCCGCGATCGCCTCCTACGTCGTCCTGCGAGCGAACCGCAAGGTCTCGGGTCTCTGGGAGTGGCTGAGGGTCGTGTTCGCAGCCCGGGGCCGCCCCGCGGGGTATCTGTTCGCCTTCTTCGCGCTCGCGGTGTACTTCTCGCTCCACCTGCTGGTCTCCGGTCCCTCCGCGCACGCGGTTCCGTGGTTCATGTTCTTCCTGTCGTTGCCGGGCAATCTCGTCATCGGCGGCATGGAGGAGGCCGGCTGGATGACCGCGCTGCAGCCCGGGCTCGATCGGCGGTGGGGATTCGTCACGTCCTCACTGGTGGTCGGGGTCGTCTGGCTCCTCTGGCACGTGCCGCTCTTCTTCATTCCTGGCACGAACCACGAGTCTGGTCTGATCGACTTCTGGATGTTCGCGGTCCAGATCATGGCGTTCCGCTTCCTCTACGGCGCGGTCTTCAGGGTGTCGGGTACGAACGGGGTGTTCCTGTGCATCCTCAGCCACACGGTGTTCAACGCCGCCAGCTTCACTCTCGGCATCCCGCCGACGACCTGGACGGGCACCCTCACTGCCAACGCGGCGGTGGTGATCCTTGCCCTCGCGTCGGTGACGCTCTCCCACAGGTCTCGGGCGAGTCGTCGATGGCGCGTCGCGCACTGA
- a CDS encoding glycosyltransferase family 4 protein: protein MSPRTALVTSSYAPRTGGVETHVQHVARVLAARGETVEVWAVDQGEHLGTRVLDGVTVRYLPTPQPSRGARGVLSFALRWPAAAWRWSRAYRSLRPDVLHVQCFGPNGVYATALGGVTRTPLVVSSHGETFADDHDALGTSWWMRTWFGTALTRADAVTGCSTIVTDDLAERFGYGGAVVVPNGVELGAGAADPVAAAGATEPVLLAVGRVEHVKGFDLLLEAFAASPLAERARLTIVGDGSELAELRRRARALGVEDRVSFPGMLGPDAVAEALAAATVVVVPSRKEAASIVVLEAWRAGRPVVGTVLGGPRTLLTDGVDGLLVDPRDAGALADAIGSLLDAPDLAAALGAAGRREVERYTWEAVVDRYDDLYERVLRSRSARRARAPR from the coding sequence ATGAGTCCCCGCACCGCGCTCGTCACCAGCTCCTACGCGCCCCGCACGGGCGGCGTCGAGACCCACGTCCAGCACGTCGCGCGCGTGCTCGCCGCGCGCGGCGAGACGGTCGAGGTGTGGGCCGTCGACCAGGGCGAGCACCTCGGGACCCGCGTGCTCGACGGCGTCACGGTCCGCTACCTCCCGACCCCCCAGCCCTCGCGCGGCGCTCGCGGCGTCCTGTCCTTCGCGCTGCGGTGGCCCGCCGCTGCCTGGCGCTGGTCCCGCGCGTACCGCTCGCTGCGCCCCGACGTCCTGCACGTGCAGTGCTTCGGCCCCAACGGCGTCTACGCCACGGCACTGGGGGGCGTCACCCGCACGCCGCTCGTCGTCAGCTCGCACGGAGAGACGTTCGCCGACGACCACGACGCGCTCGGCACGTCCTGGTGGATGCGCACCTGGTTCGGTACGGCCCTCACCCGCGCGGACGCCGTGACGGGTTGCTCGACCATCGTCACCGACGACCTGGCCGAGCGTTTCGGGTACGGGGGCGCCGTCGTCGTGCCGAACGGGGTCGAGCTGGGTGCGGGCGCCGCCGACCCTGTGGCCGCCGCCGGCGCGACCGAACCCGTACTGCTGGCGGTCGGCCGCGTCGAGCACGTCAAGGGCTTCGACCTGCTGCTCGAAGCCTTCGCGGCGTCACCTCTCGCCGAGCGGGCCCGGCTCACGATCGTGGGCGACGGGTCGGAGCTCGCGGAGCTGCGGCGTCGGGCCCGGGCGCTCGGGGTCGAGGACCGCGTGTCCTTCCCCGGGATGCTGGGGCCGGACGCCGTCGCCGAGGCGCTCGCGGCGGCCACGGTCGTGGTCGTGCCGAGCCGCAAGGAGGCCGCGTCGATCGTGGTGCTCGAGGCCTGGCGGGCCGGGCGCCCCGTGGTGGGCACCGTGCTCGGGGGGCCCCGCACGCTCCTCACCGACGGCGTCGACGGCCTGCTCGTCGACCCCCGGGACGCCGGGGCGCTCGCGGACGCGATCGGGTCGCTGCTCGACGCGCCGGACCTCGCGGCCGCGCTCGGGGCCGCGGGCCGCCGCGAGGTCGAGCGCTACACGTGGGAGGCCGTCGTGGACCGGTACGACGACCTCTACGAGCGCGTCCTGAGATCCCGGTCCGCCCGGCGAGCGCGCGCGCCGAGGTAG
- a CDS encoding glycosyltransferase family 4 protein translates to MPQLVIATVAVEVPMGAQVYQEEVATRAARALSAPPGGAVSPTASQAPARAEDWTVKRTVARSLRSPLPGTLRLPLSRLGTASPALRRAAGRVVYPRGAVVHRVGLELPPHPTRDVVTIQDVVSWRFDDESRPVRAAAEEARRAAAVVTVSEFSADEIAELLGVERPHVAYNGVDERYFRTPPLDAAALDALGITGPYVLHAGGASRRKNLESLAAAWPLIHSARPDLTLVMSGPRNARRDALFGALAGTRLVGRLPDDVMPGLVAGAAVVVVPSHYEGFGLPALEGMAAGVPVVAARTSSLPEVVGDGGLLVDPTPDEIAQATLFALSDDPEVAAMVERGRARSADFTWERSAAQHAAVWRAVAAR, encoded by the coding sequence ATGCCGCAGCTGGTGATCGCGACCGTCGCGGTTGAGGTGCCCATGGGCGCGCAAGTTTATCAGGAGGAGGTCGCCACCCGGGCGGCCCGAGCCCTCTCCGCACCGCCCGGAGGCGCGGTTTCACCCACCGCGTCGCAGGCTCCCGCACGGGCCGAGGACTGGACCGTGAAGCGCACCGTCGCCCGCTCCCTGCGCTCGCCCCTGCCGGGCACGCTCCGCCTCCCGCTCTCCCGCCTCGGCACGGCCTCGCCCGCGCTGCGCCGGGCCGCAGGCCGGGTCGTGTACCCGCGCGGCGCCGTCGTGCACCGCGTCGGGCTCGAGCTGCCCCCGCACCCGACGCGCGACGTCGTGACCATCCAGGACGTGGTGTCCTGGCGGTTCGACGACGAGTCCCGCCCGGTGCGCGCAGCCGCCGAGGAGGCCCGGCGCGCGGCGGCCGTCGTCACGGTCTCCGAGTTCAGCGCCGACGAGATCGCCGAGCTGCTCGGCGTCGAGCGCCCGCACGTCGCCTACAACGGGGTCGACGAGCGCTACTTCCGCACGCCGCCCCTCGACGCCGCGGCGCTCGACGCGCTGGGCATCACCGGCCCGTACGTGCTGCACGCGGGCGGCGCGTCGCGGCGCAAGAACCTCGAGAGCCTCGCCGCGGCGTGGCCCCTGATCCACAGCGCGCGCCCGGACCTGACGCTCGTCATGAGCGGTCCGCGCAACGCCCGGCGCGACGCGCTGTTCGGCGCGCTCGCGGGCACGCGCCTCGTGGGCCGCCTGCCCGACGACGTCATGCCGGGTCTGGTCGCGGGCGCCGCCGTCGTCGTGGTCCCCTCGCACTACGAGGGCTTCGGCCTGCCCGCGCTCGAGGGCATGGCCGCAGGGGTGCCCGTGGTCGCGGCACGCACGAGCTCGCTGCCCGAGGTCGTGGGCGACGGCGGGCTGCTCGTGGACCCGACGCCCGACGAGATCGCCCAGGCGACCCTGTTCGCGCTCTCCGACGACCCGGAGGTCGCGGCCATGGTCGAGCGCGGCCGGGCCCGCTCGGCCGACTTCACGTGGGAGCGCAGCGCGGCGCAGCACGCGGCCGTGTGGCGGGCCGTGGCCGCGCGCTGA
- a CDS encoding glycosyltransferase family 4 protein: MDTDPPDAARARGSVLWLSNETPDRDGQGGQRRQYFQIRALVRAGWSVHVMTLAGDQDDTTLREIATVERFAPFLHKRLPHPTRYFLARRRARSGRYDHVIVAHLESWALLRGAGRRLGVPVLVDVHNVMSPWLSRYGRTREAATFRQIEDRVLRDASAVSVCSPAELDRLPDGGTARRIVAPHGIDESEWPPPPAAAPPPVVGMFGNWSWTPNTAGIAWFAKDVWPRVREAVPDAEWHVAGNGTPARFAEIEGFRALGRVPALSDLTAVSRVVGVPVRAGVGAPVKFGEALATGRPVIATTDGASAHPGSPARVTNDTDEWVAWLVERLGPDRALADDEGRRTYRWAMDELPWERTTAPIVAWLSENSTRSRP; this comes from the coding sequence ATGGACACGGACCCGCCCGACGCCGCCCGTGCCCGGGGCTCGGTCCTCTGGCTCAGCAACGAGACCCCCGACCGCGACGGTCAGGGCGGCCAACGACGCCAGTACTTCCAGATCCGTGCCCTGGTCCGCGCGGGCTGGTCGGTGCACGTCATGACGCTCGCCGGGGACCAGGACGACACGACCCTGCGGGAGATCGCGACCGTCGAGCGCTTCGCGCCGTTCCTCCACAAGCGCCTCCCCCACCCGACCCGCTACTTCCTCGCGCGCCGTCGCGCGCGCTCGGGTCGGTACGACCACGTGATCGTGGCCCACCTCGAGTCCTGGGCGCTGCTGCGCGGAGCAGGGCGCAGGCTCGGCGTCCCCGTCCTGGTCGACGTCCACAACGTCATGAGCCCCTGGCTGTCCCGGTATGGCAGGACGCGTGAGGCCGCCACGTTCCGCCAGATCGAGGACCGCGTCCTGCGCGACGCGTCGGCCGTCTCGGTGTGCTCCCCCGCCGAGCTCGACCGCCTGCCGGACGGCGGGACCGCGCGGCGGATCGTCGCCCCGCACGGGATCGACGAGTCCGAGTGGCCGCCGCCCCCTGCCGCCGCGCCGCCGCCCGTGGTCGGCATGTTCGGCAACTGGTCCTGGACACCGAACACCGCCGGGATCGCGTGGTTCGCCAAGGACGTGTGGCCTCGGGTGCGCGAGGCCGTGCCCGACGCCGAGTGGCACGTGGCGGGGAACGGCACCCCCGCGCGGTTCGCCGAGATCGAGGGCTTCCGCGCGCTCGGACGCGTCCCCGCGCTGTCCGACCTCACGGCGGTCTCGCGCGTGGTCGGGGTCCCCGTGCGCGCGGGGGTCGGCGCCCCCGTCAAGTTCGGCGAGGCCCTCGCGACCGGGCGCCCCGTGATCGCCACGACCGACGGTGCGAGCGCGCACCCGGGCTCCCCCGCGCGCGTCACGAACGACACCGACGAGTGGGTCGCCTGGCTCGTCGAGCGGCTGGGGCCAGACCGGGCGCTCGCCGACGACGAGGGACGACGGACCTACCGCTGGGCGATGGACGAGCTGCCGTGGGAACGCACGACCGCACCGATCGTCGCGTGGCTGTCGGAGAATTCCACCCGCTCCAGGCCCTGA
- a CDS encoding ABC transporter ATP-binding protein: protein MADPAVAVKGLGKSYRIAKSGFRPTTAAEAVINRVKHPLHKPEFEDFEALKDVDFEVPWGEALGIIGRNGAGKSTLLKLLTRITAPSAGRIELGGRVGSLLEVGTGFHPELTGRENVYLNGTLLGMRRKEIQRRFDEIVDFSGVEKFLETPVKRYSSGMYVRLAFAVAAHLETEILAIDEVLAVGDAEFQAKSLAKMRDVARDGRTVLYVSHQAQTVSALCTRAIYLDQGKLTYAGNVEDALAEYRNSFTSFHVAQQDASRRAGTGELRFTEATIAEETMEPTEDKVIEFAVNANPDLVGSYFVSCHVNDMNGNIVVQCDSRLVGLWLDPTVPQRGALTIKDLWLKPGKYTYDLYVCKTGILDAWEGAGAFEILPNPPYPEVTSDEALTHGMVLADFQYERW from the coding sequence GTGGCGGATCCCGCTGTTGCCGTGAAGGGCCTGGGCAAGTCCTACCGCATCGCGAAGAGCGGCTTCCGGCCGACGACCGCTGCCGAGGCAGTGATCAACCGGGTCAAGCACCCGCTGCACAAGCCCGAGTTCGAGGACTTCGAGGCGCTCAAGGACGTCGACTTCGAGGTCCCGTGGGGCGAGGCGCTGGGCATCATCGGGCGCAACGGTGCGGGCAAGAGCACGCTCCTCAAGCTCCTGACCCGGATCACCGCACCGTCGGCGGGTCGCATCGAGCTGGGCGGCCGCGTGGGCAGCCTGCTCGAGGTCGGCACCGGCTTCCACCCCGAGCTCACGGGTCGGGAGAACGTCTACCTCAACGGCACGCTCCTGGGCATGCGGCGCAAGGAGATCCAGCGTCGCTTCGACGAGATCGTGGACTTCTCGGGCGTCGAGAAGTTCCTCGAGACCCCGGTCAAGCGCTACTCGTCGGGCATGTACGTGCGCCTCGCGTTCGCGGTCGCCGCGCACCTCGAGACCGAGATCCTCGCGATCGACGAGGTCCTCGCGGTCGGCGACGCCGAGTTCCAGGCCAAGTCGCTCGCCAAGATGCGCGACGTCGCGCGCGACGGTCGCACGGTGCTGTACGTGAGCCACCAGGCGCAGACCGTCTCCGCGTTGTGCACCCGGGCGATCTACCTCGACCAGGGCAAGCTCACCTACGCGGGCAACGTCGAGGACGCGCTCGCGGAGTACCGCAACAGCTTCACGAGCTTCCACGTCGCCCAGCAGGACGCGTCCCGGCGCGCCGGCACCGGCGAGCTCCGCTTCACCGAGGCGACGATCGCCGAGGAGACCATGGAGCCCACCGAGGACAAGGTCATCGAGTTCGCGGTGAACGCCAACCCGGACCTGGTCGGCAGCTACTTCGTCTCGTGCCACGTCAACGACATGAACGGGAACATCGTCGTCCAGTGCGACTCCCGCCTCGTCGGACTGTGGCTCGACCCGACCGTCCCCCAGCGCGGCGCGCTGACCATCAAGGACCTGTGGCTCAAGCCGGGCAAGTACACGTACGACCTGTACGTCTGCAAGACCGGCATCCTCGACGCCTGGGAGGGCGCAGGAGCCTTCGAGATCCTGCCCAACCCGCCGTACCCCGAGGTCACGTCCGACGAGGCGCTGACCCACGGCATGGTCCTGGCCGACTTCCAGTACGAGAGGTGGTGA
- a CDS encoding ABC transporter permease has protein sequence MSKTVITPPGRWDLPSVKELWEAREVLISFGRRDVLLRYRQTVIGVGWVILQPLAAAGIFAIVFGQVADLPSNGVPYFIFAFAGQLAWNVFSGVASRSSSSLVANQSLVSKVFFPRMLVPLSTILAVLVDYAVAFGLFVILLFVYGINPGWPILLLPFWTLLAVLLGAAIGVASSAVMVKYRDVGYALPWVVQILMYATPVAYSLEAVPANLLWIFNINPLTWLLEGFRWSLLGQAAPEAWQVVALVVVSGLAFTGGALIFQKLERGFADVI, from the coding sequence ATGAGCAAGACCGTGATCACCCCGCCCGGGCGGTGGGACCTGCCGTCGGTCAAGGAGCTGTGGGAGGCCCGCGAGGTCCTGATCAGCTTCGGTCGGCGCGACGTCCTGCTGCGCTACCGGCAGACCGTGATCGGTGTCGGCTGGGTCATCCTGCAGCCGCTCGCCGCGGCCGGGATCTTCGCGATCGTGTTCGGTCAGGTCGCGGACCTGCCGAGCAACGGCGTCCCGTACTTCATCTTCGCCTTCGCGGGCCAGCTCGCGTGGAACGTGTTCAGCGGCGTCGCGAGCCGCTCGTCGTCGTCGCTCGTGGCGAACCAGTCGCTCGTGTCGAAGGTCTTCTTCCCGCGCATGCTCGTGCCGCTCTCGACGATCCTCGCGGTCCTCGTCGACTACGCCGTCGCGTTCGGGCTGTTCGTGATCCTGCTGTTCGTCTACGGGATCAACCCCGGGTGGCCCATCCTGCTCCTGCCGTTCTGGACGCTGCTGGCCGTGCTGCTGGGCGCTGCGATCGGGGTCGCGAGCTCGGCCGTCATGGTCAAGTACCGCGACGTCGGGTACGCCCTGCCCTGGGTCGTCCAGATCCTCATGTACGCGACCCCCGTCGCCTACTCGTTGGAGGCCGTCCCGGCGAACCTGCTGTGGATCTTCAACATCAACCCGCTCACGTGGCTGCTCGAGGGCTTCCGCTGGTCGCTGCTCGGGCAGGCGGCCCCCGAGGCGTGGCAGGTCGTCGCCCTGGTCGTGGTGTCGGGGCTCGCCTTCACGGGTGGCGCACTGATCTTCCAGAAGCTCGAGCGTGGCTTCGCCGACGTGATCTGA
- a CDS encoding glycosyltransferase family 4 protein, protein MKRSDQTLPAREHVHVLTPGDHYSPRTGSAVPTVVDGLVRGASAGSAPSSVVVARGTYPDRYDGAHVIEYPQASARGWERYTDAAASRVRLPRHGARRAFAATVRDQGAWAPSYVFAHNAPQLVPLVDAEQHLPVLYAHNQLLRTYGHRELARTLGPVHRIVCVSAFLADETTALLPPGLRDRVVVVHNGVDAPTTSGGAPTTGRPARGDALHVVFVGRTIPDKGVDLVVDAVRRLARSDVRLTVVGAAGFDAADPLTPYERDLRRRAAGTTVPTTFTGFLPRGEVREVLRTADVVVVPSRWAEPFALTALEGMAAGAAVVASDIGGIPEAVGTAGILVPPGDVAALAETLAALADDESLLDRTQEAGHAHAAEMDWSHARARLDQVLAGTLAHSPGRPA, encoded by the coding sequence ATGAAGCGGTCCGACCAGACTCTGCCCGCACGCGAGCACGTCCACGTCCTGACCCCCGGCGACCACTACTCCCCGCGCACGGGGAGCGCCGTGCCGACCGTCGTGGACGGCCTGGTGCGCGGCGCGTCCGCAGGGTCCGCGCCGTCGTCGGTCGTCGTGGCGCGCGGCACCTACCCCGACCGCTACGACGGCGCGCACGTCATCGAGTACCCGCAGGCCTCGGCACGAGGTTGGGAGCGATACACCGACGCGGCCGCCTCACGCGTGAGGCTTCCCCGTCACGGCGCCCGCCGCGCGTTCGCGGCGACCGTCCGCGACCAGGGCGCCTGGGCGCCGTCGTACGTGTTCGCGCACAACGCCCCCCAGCTCGTCCCGCTCGTCGACGCCGAGCAGCACCTGCCCGTGCTCTACGCGCACAACCAGCTCCTGCGCACCTACGGCCACCGCGAGCTGGCCCGCACGCTCGGGCCGGTGCACCGCATCGTGTGCGTGAGCGCGTTCCTGGCCGACGAGACGACGGCGCTGCTCCCGCCCGGTCTCCGGGACCGCGTGGTCGTGGTCCACAACGGGGTCGACGCCCCGACGACGAGCGGCGGGGCACCCACGACGGGCCGCCCCGCGCGCGGCGACGCCCTGCACGTGGTCTTCGTCGGTCGCACCATCCCGGACAAGGGCGTGGACCTCGTCGTGGACGCCGTCCGGCGCCTCGCGCGCTCCGACGTGCGGCTCACCGTGGTCGGTGCCGCGGGCTTCGACGCCGCGGACCCCCTGACGCCCTACGAGCGCGACCTGCGCCGACGCGCCGCGGGGACGACCGTGCCGACGACCTTCACGGGCTTCCTCCCCCGCGGCGAGGTGCGCGAGGTCCTGCGCACGGCCGACGTGGTCGTGGTCCCCTCACGCTGGGCCGAGCCGTTCGCCCTGACCGCGCTCGAGGGCATGGCCGCAGGGGCCGCCGTCGTGGCCTCCGACATCGGCGGGATCCCCGAAGCCGTCGGGACCGCCGGGATCCTCGTGCCCCCCGGCGACGTCGCCGCCCTCGCCGAGACCCTCGCCGCGCTCGCCGACGACGAGTCCCTGCTCGACCGCACCCAGGAGGCGGGGCACGCGCACGCGGCCGAGATGGACTGGTCCCACGCCCGCGCACGGCTGGACCAGGTCCTCGCCGGCACCCTGGCCCACAGCCCCGGGAGACCGGCGTGA